One Spiroplasma endosymbiont of Cantharis nigra DNA segment encodes these proteins:
- a CDS encoding NADP-dependent glyceraldehyde-3-phosphate dehydrogenase, producing MRQYNALINNKLIDNGQWLEVMNPATLKVAGKVSALNAEDINEAFSAARKSQKNWEETKLLERISVLKKFRDLIDQNKQEISKIISEEIAKNLKESLAEVVRTIEIIDYTFEEAKRIEPSAFTGEGMGAQNKLGIFSRVAKGVVLAISPFNYPFNLALAKIIPALVMGNTVVFKPATAGSLVGTFLSKLVIEANLPKGIFNIVTGRGREIGDIITSNPEIDMISFTGSVGVGNQIRKNGSTTDLVLELGGKDPALVLDDLQLDKYCEEIINGAFGYSGQRCTAVKRVLVSNKIADKLVPLLKTKLESLSVGMPKDNAFITPVIDEKSADFIQTLIDDAKQKGAKIITGDKRNKNLMWPTLIDKVSLDMKVAWEEPFGPILPIIRIDSIEEMIEVSNNSQFGLQASIFCQDISKAISTAKKIKTGTVNINSRPQRGPDSFPFLGIKDSGEGVQGIRESLLSMTRYMGLVINY from the coding sequence ATGAGACAATATAATGCATTAATTAATAATAAGTTAATTGATAATGGACAATGACTAGAAGTAATGAATCCTGCAACTTTAAAAGTCGCAGGTAAAGTAAGTGCGTTGAATGCTGAAGATATAAATGAAGCATTTTCAGCTGCAAGAAAATCACAAAAAAATTGAGAAGAGACGAAATTATTAGAAAGAATAAGTGTTTTAAAGAAATTTAGAGACCTAATTGACCAAAACAAGCAAGAAATTTCTAAAATAATATCTGAAGAAATTGCAAAAAACTTAAAAGAATCATTAGCAGAAGTTGTTAGAACAATTGAAATTATTGATTATACTTTTGAAGAGGCAAAAAGAATAGAGCCTTCAGCTTTTACAGGTGAAGGTATGGGTGCTCAAAATAAACTTGGAATATTTTCAAGGGTTGCGAAGGGAGTAGTTTTAGCTATTTCACCTTTTAATTATCCTTTCAATTTAGCACTTGCTAAAATAATTCCAGCTTTAGTAATGGGAAATACTGTTGTTTTTAAACCAGCAACAGCAGGAAGTTTAGTAGGAACATTCTTATCTAAATTAGTCATTGAAGCTAATCTACCAAAAGGTATCTTTAATATTGTTACAGGGCGAGGGAGAGAAATTGGAGATATCATAACTTCAAATCCTGAAATTGATATGATTTCTTTTACTGGAAGTGTTGGCGTAGGAAATCAAATTAGAAAAAATGGTAGTACAACTGATTTAGTTTTAGAATTAGGTGGCAAAGATCCAGCCTTAGTTTTAGATGATTTACAACTTGATAAATATTGTGAAGAAATAATTAATGGAGCTTTTGGTTACTCTGGTCAAAGATGTACTGCAGTAAAAAGAGTTTTAGTAAGTAATAAAATTGCAGATAAGTTAGTTCCGCTATTAAAAACTAAATTAGAATCACTAAGTGTTGGTATGCCAAAAGACAATGCATTTATTACACCTGTAATTGATGAAAAATCAGCAGATTTTATTCAAACACTAATTGATGATGCAAAACAAAAAGGGGCAAAAATAATTACAGGAGATAAAAGAAATAAAAATCTTATGTGACCGACATTAATAGATAAAGTTTCATTGGATATGAAAGTTGCTTGAGAAGAACCTTTTGGACCAATTCTACCAATTATAAGAATAGATTCAATTGAAGAAATGATTGAAGTTTCAAATAATTCACAATTTGGTTTACAAGCAAGTATCTTTTGTCAAGATATTTCAAAAGCTATTAGTACTGCAAAAAAAATAAAAACAGGAACAGTTAACATTAATTCAAGACCTCAAAGAGGACCAGATAGTTTTCCTTTTTTAGGAATTAAAGACTCTGGTGAAGGGGTTCAAGGAATTAGAGAATCATTGTTGAGTATGACAAGATATATGGGATTAGTTATTAACTATTAA
- a CDS encoding IS3 family transposase, whose protein sequence is MIRNGKWSYKKVQWNDGKSKEKINYIYKIIEEFKYKYRISDLCKLLKITRSSYYRWVSNGKKDYIIKIDINIAKEIKFHFFKYKGIYGSPRITICLKNKGIKISQNKVARIMRIYKMYSVIRVKKMIRKPKEKKSITHGPNIVNRKWEIYEKNECWVTDITYLPLNNKFAYLSILKDVKTGFIVGYKLSKINDIKIYRDTLINSTKYRNDISKSLIIHSDNGSQYTSFFAKNYSKKNNIIISLSRPGNSIDNAMCETFFSSLKEEWKKELKVNSFEKLESSISKYIHFYNYERIRVKTSNPPSYEYFNNWNKIKVIALNAITL, encoded by the coding sequence ATGATTAGAAATGGAAAATGAAGTTATAAAAAAGTTCAATGAAATGATGGAAAATCAAAAGAAAAAATAAATTATATTTATAAAATCATAGAAGAATTTAAATACAAATATCGTATTTCGGATTTATGTAAGCTTTTAAAAATTACTAGATCAAGTTACTATAGGTGAGTTAGCAATGGTAAAAAGGATTATATTATAAAAATAGACATTAATATTGCAAAAGAAATAAAGTTTCACTTTTTTAAATATAAAGGTATTTATGGTAGTCCAAGAATAACAATATGTTTAAAAAATAAGGGAATAAAGATTAGTCAAAATAAAGTAGCAAGAATAATGAGAATATATAAGATGTATTCAGTAATTAGAGTTAAAAAGATGATTAGAAAACCTAAGGAAAAGAAAAGTATTACTCATGGACCCAATATTGTTAATAGAAAATGAGAAATTTATGAGAAGAATGAATGCTGAGTGACTGACATTACTTATTTACCATTAAATAATAAATTTGCTTATCTTAGTATTTTAAAGGATGTTAAGACAGGATTTATAGTTGGTTATAAATTGTCTAAAATAAATGATATAAAAATTTATAGAGATACTCTTATTAATTCAACAAAATATAGAAATGACATAAGTAAATCGCTTATAATTCACTCTGATAATGGTTCTCAATATACATCATTTTTTGCAAAAAACTATTCAAAAAAGAATAATATAATTATTTCTTTATCAAGACCTGGAAATTCAATAGATAATGCAATGTGTGAAACATTTTTTTCTTCATTAAAAGAGGAATGAAAAAAAGAGTTAAAAGTAAACTCTTTTGAAAAATTGGAAAGCTCTATTAGTAAATATATTCACTTCTATAATTATGAAAGAATACGAGTTAAAACTTCTAACCCTCCATCTTATGAATACTTTAATAATTGAAACAAAATAAAAGTAATTGCATTAAATGCAATTACTTTATAA
- the pheS gene encoding phenylalanine--tRNA ligase subunit alpha, whose protein sequence is MLKKIDEILNSFNKQFNKIKTKEELEILKKEFAGKESPLTDILKKLKSASPEEKKEAGMKANEIKILIFDKLNNLSEKFENEILKKTLQNEKIDLSLSGVNLKIGTKHPLNLVIDEVSSIFTELGYEMIDGTEFETDEYCFQKLNMPIGHPARDMQDTFYIDKHTVLRTHATNMTARMLTQASKIGNINMAAVSYGNVYRRDDDDATHSHQFMQMDVFAIGEKISFANLKWVLEYMCKRLFSEDTIIRMRPSFFPFTEPSAEVDVRCINCSGKGCAICKYTGFIEILGSGMLAPEVLESNGLDPEKVTGLAFGVGIERLAMLKYGLKNIRDLYENDIRFLDQFKFFGD, encoded by the coding sequence ATGTTAAAAAAAATAGATGAAATATTAAATAGTTTTAATAAGCAATTTAATAAAATTAAAACAAAAGAAGAATTGGAAATTTTGAAGAAGGAATTTGCAGGTAAAGAATCTCCATTAACAGATATTCTTAAGAAGTTGAAATCAGCTTCACCTGAGGAAAAAAAAGAAGCAGGAATGAAAGCTAACGAAATTAAGATTTTAATTTTTGATAAATTAAATAATCTAAGTGAAAAATTTGAAAATGAAATATTAAAAAAAACATTACAGAATGAAAAAATAGATTTATCCTTATCTGGAGTTAATTTAAAAATTGGAACGAAACATCCACTTAATTTAGTTATAGATGAGGTATCTTCAATTTTTACTGAGCTAGGTTATGAAATGATTGATGGAACTGAGTTTGAAACAGATGAATATTGTTTTCAAAAACTAAATATGCCTATTGGTCATCCAGCAAGAGATATGCAAGATACATTTTATATAGATAAACATACTGTTTTAAGAACACATGCAACTAACATGACAGCTAGAATGCTTACACAAGCATCTAAAATAGGAAATATTAATATGGCAGCTGTAAGTTATGGTAATGTTTATCGTCGTGACGATGATGATGCTACACATTCACATCAGTTTATGCAAATGGACGTATTTGCAATTGGAGAAAAAATTAGTTTTGCAAATTTAAAATGAGTTCTAGAATATATGTGTAAACGTTTATTTTCTGAAGATACCATAATTAGAATGCGACCAAGTTTTTTTCCTTTTACCGAGCCTTCTGCTGAAGTAGATGTTAGATGTATTAATTGCAGTGGTAAAGGTTGTGCAATTTGTAAATATACTGGCTTTATTGAAATTTTGGGCTCAGGGATGTTAGCACCAGAAGTATTAGAATCAAATGGATTAGATCCAGAAAAAGTTACTGGGTTAGCTTTTGGAGTAGGGATTGAAAGATTAGCAATGTTAAAATATGGTTTAAAAAACATAAGAGATTTATATGAAAATGATATTAGATTTTTAGATCAATTTAAATTTTTTGGAGATTAG
- a CDS encoding YceD family protein encodes MLKKDIELKGIVNLDNDFEISKELKLSHDLIKSIDKVHIKGILNYQDAMKSVIVYAKITASLTAIDARDGTIINLEDQIYDWSEEYYFEDINDDQHNIVFGDKFNILEYAIEQIVLNIPMNLSNNYDKISFVGKDYILMSEDEYQQEQENQVDSRWDKLKEFNFEK; translated from the coding sequence ATGCTTAAAAAGGATATTGAACTAAAGGGAATTGTAAATTTAGATAATGATTTTGAAATTAGCAAAGAATTAAAATTAAGTCACGACTTAATAAAATCAATTGATAAAGTTCATATTAAGGGGATTTTAAACTATCAAGATGCAATGAAATCTGTAATAGTTTATGCCAAAATCACAGCGTCATTGACAGCAATTGATGCAAGGGATGGAACAATAATTAATTTGGAGGATCAAATTTACGATTGAAGTGAAGAGTATTACTTTGAAGATATCAATGATGATCAACATAATATTGTTTTTGGTGATAAATTTAATATATTAGAATATGCAATAGAGCAAATTGTTTTAAATATTCCTATGAATTTAAGTAATAATTATGATAAAATTTCATTTGTCGGTAAAGATTACATACTTATGTCTGAAGATGAATACCAACAAGAACAAGAAAATCAAGTAGATTCAAGATGAGATAAACTAAAAGAATTTAACTTTGAAAAATAA
- the rpmF gene encoding 50S ribosomal protein L32 translates to MAVPFRKTSKAAKNKRRSHLALVSSAIISCPNCGSMIKPHRVCRECGFYKNKEVKKVD, encoded by the coding sequence ATGGCTGTACCATTTAGAAAGACCAGTAAAGCTGCTAAAAACAAAAGAAGAAGTCACTTGGCTTTAGTTAGCTCAGCAATTATTTCATGTCCAAACTGTGGAAGTATGATTAAACCACATAGAGTTTGTCGTGAATGTGGTTTTTACAAAAATAAAGAAGTTAAAAAAGTTGATTAA
- a CDS encoding glucose-6-phosphate isomerase has translation MIKVSFKDSKIKSEINKFREAKIKEVHDMIENKTGIGSDFLGWNNWPVEFDKDELKKMKKVAQELRNKIDILLVVGIGGSYLGARAADEMIRGLYTKDKVELIYIGNTISSTYTQQVVDYIKDKEFGIVNISKSGTTTEPGIAFRVFEKLLVDLKGKQIAKERIVAVTDKAKGALKELATAEGYEKFTIPDDIGGRFSVFTPVGIFPLLVAGVNVDEIFKGAKKAMEDTKNINNDAYKYAIARYILHIEKGYKAETLVGYELQMQTFTEWWKQLFGESEGKDGKGLFPTSCIFSTDLHSLGQFIQEGTKNILFETIIDVKKPNFDLKVPKNSDDLDGLNYLTTKSFHEINKIALEGVIDAHANTGEVPNIVLEFDKMDAEMFGYAAYWFMKACAMSGYLLGINPFNQPGVEVYKANMFKLLKKPGF, from the coding sequence ATGATAAAAGTAAGTTTTAAAGACTCAAAAATTAAAAGTGAAATTAATAAATTTAGGGAAGCAAAAATTAAAGAAGTACATGATATGATTGAAAATAAAACTGGTATAGGTAGTGATTTTTTAGGGTGAAATAACTGACCAGTGGAGTTTGATAAAGATGAATTAAAAAAAATGAAAAAAGTAGCACAAGAGCTTAGAAATAAAATTGACATTCTTCTAGTTGTAGGAATTGGGGGAAGTTATTTAGGAGCGCGTGCAGCCGATGAAATGATCAGAGGTTTATACACAAAAGATAAAGTAGAATTAATCTATATAGGAAATACTATATCATCTACATATACTCAACAGGTAGTTGACTATATTAAAGATAAAGAATTTGGTATTGTAAATATATCAAAATCAGGAACTACAACAGAACCTGGAATAGCATTTAGAGTATTTGAAAAACTTTTAGTTGATCTAAAAGGAAAGCAAATTGCAAAAGAAAGAATTGTTGCAGTAACTGATAAAGCCAAGGGAGCTTTAAAAGAACTTGCAACAGCTGAAGGCTATGAAAAGTTTACAATTCCAGATGATATCGGTGGAAGGTTTTCAGTATTTACACCAGTAGGAATTTTTCCTTTATTAGTAGCGGGAGTTAATGTTGATGAAATCTTTAAGGGAGCTAAAAAAGCTATGGAAGATACAAAAAACATTAATAATGATGCTTATAAGTATGCAATAGCAAGATATATTTTGCATATTGAAAAAGGTTATAAAGCCGAAACTTTAGTAGGTTATGAACTTCAAATGCAAACATTTACAGAATGATGAAAACAATTATTTGGAGAATCAGAAGGTAAAGATGGCAAAGGTTTATTTCCTACAAGTTGTATTTTTTCAACTGATTTACATTCATTAGGACAATTTATTCAAGAGGGTACAAAAAACATATTATTTGAAACAATAATAGATGTTAAGAAACCTAATTTTGATTTAAAAGTTCCAAAAAATAGTGACGATTTAGATGGTTTAAACTATTTAACAACTAAATCATTTCATGAAATTAATAAGATAGCACTTGAAGGTGTTATTGATGCCCATGCAAATACTGGAGAAGTTCCAAATATTGTATTAGAATTTGATAAGATGGATGCCGAAATGTTTGGCTATGCAGCTTATTGATTTATGAAAGCATGTGCAATGAGCGGATATTTATTAGGTATTAATCCTTTTAATCAACCAGGAGTTGAAGTCTATAAAGCAAATATGTTTAAATTGCTAAAAAAACCAGGATTTTAA
- a CDS encoding dUTP diphosphatase, whose product MLTKENLIYLKEKQIILDKYIIDTKKIVVNEKIIKKKIIAFLVEVSEFINEYRAFKYWSNKPASERTIILEELIDCVHFIISLGIDINFDFLKFNNKIIKASDVDLWSINVYRKALIFEEKFNSESYSELLDEFLSVMYILQITTDEIINIYNKKNQINFNRQDTGY is encoded by the coding sequence ATGCTAACAAAAGAAAATTTAATTTATTTAAAAGAGAAACAAATAATCTTGGATAAATATATAATCGATACAAAAAAAATAGTTGTAAATGAGAAAATAATTAAAAAGAAAATAATTGCATTTCTTGTTGAGGTGTCAGAATTTATTAATGAATATAGAGCCTTTAAATATTGATCAAACAAGCCAGCAAGCGAAAGAACAATAATATTAGAAGAATTAATTGATTGTGTACATTTTATTATAAGTTTAGGAATTGATATAAATTTTGACTTTTTAAAATTTAATAATAAAATTATAAAGGCTAGTGATGTTGATTTATGAAGTATTAATGTTTATAGAAAAGCTTTAATATTTGAAGAAAAATTTAATAGTGAATCTTATAGTGAACTATTAGATGAGTTCTTATCAGTTATGTACATTTTACAGATTACAACTGATGAAATTATTAATATTTATAACAAAAAAAATCAAATAAATTTTAATAGACAAGATACTGGTTATTAG
- a CDS encoding RNA methyltransferase, producing MKITSVNNSLIEEVLSYKETKVQKEQKKYIIEGIKMVDLAIQKEVVELILVESKLFDKYKNFKNIVEISDNVSKKLSDLKTSQGIYAICRIEKKQELDGNYLIIDGIQDPGNLGTLIRSAFAFDFKNIICSNDCVSFYHPKVLRATQSNHFDLNLLNEDLNNYIDNLKQKNIIVLGTLLKQKSDLLENMKNKRVALILGNEGQGISKEISQKIDKNIIIKTNKELESLNVGVAGSILMNIIYSL from the coding sequence ATGAAGATAACATCTGTAAATAATTCTTTAATTGAAGAAGTCTTATCTTATAAAGAAACTAAAGTTCAAAAAGAACAAAAAAAATACATCATTGAAGGAATCAAAATGGTTGATTTGGCTATTCAAAAAGAGGTAGTTGAATTAATCTTAGTTGAAAGCAAACTATTTGATAAATATAAAAATTTTAAAAACATTGTAGAAATTTCAGATAATGTTTCAAAAAAATTAAGTGATCTAAAAACTAGTCAAGGAATTTATGCAATTTGTCGTATTGAAAAAAAACAAGAGCTTGATGGTAATTATCTTATTATTGATGGTATACAAGATCCAGGAAATTTAGGAACTCTAATTAGAAGTGCTTTTGCTTTTGACTTTAAAAACATTATCTGTTCAAATGATTGTGTTAGTTTTTATCACCCTAAAGTCTTAAGAGCAACTCAATCAAATCACTTTGATTTAAATCTTTTAAATGAAGATTTAAATAATTATATAGATAATTTAAAGCAAAAGAATATAATAGTTTTAGGAACTTTATTAAAGCAAAAAAGTGACTTACTAGAAAATATGAAGAATAAAAGAGTAGCTTTAATTCTTGGCAATGAAGGCCAGGGAATCTCAAAAGAGATTTCCCAAAAGATTGATAAGAATATAATAATTAAAACTAATAAAGAACTTGAAAGTTTAAATGTAGGTGTTGCAGGTTCAATATTAATGAATATTATTTATTCACTTTAG
- a CDS encoding NifU family protein, translated as MEKNNLEEKVKATLEQLRMYITQDGGDMEFVAIKDRLVYIRLKGNCVGCGLTELTFKEGVEGVLIEEFPYDIDGVELVM; from the coding sequence TTGGAAAAAAATAATTTAGAAGAGAAAGTAAAGGCTACACTTGAGCAATTAAGAATGTATATTACACAAGATGGTGGAGATATGGAATTTGTTGCTATAAAAGATAGACTTGTTTATATCCGCCTTAAGGGTAATTGTGTTGGATGTGGACTTACTGAATTAACTTTTAAAGAAGGTGTTGAGGGAGTTTTAATTGAAGAATTTCCCTATGATATTGATGGTGTAGAACTTGTAATGTAA
- the pheT gene encoding phenylalanine--tRNA ligase subunit beta: MYLTRKWLEKLIDLKGVKNEQITVALNSLGFEVDSFKDYSTLNDKLKIAHLGNVAPIDGTHLNFCFVDKGEDLVSPIVCGASNVKEGQYVILAEAGKKLANGITLTNKEIKGKMSEGMLCALPEIGLNPKSLSDKEKDWIYPIVTREDTYSMIGSENALDEIGFLDAVWEVDLTLNRSDALGAMQLAKEIANYFDKKLEDISKEYKLKINSLKAPVSIKIHKEVDKFVRSAVVQTVKVKDVISIGDKEYKIYSNQDLWLKFNDSKTTHNFWLDLANAIAIETGQPVMFLDPKKLNSQLEIKNNKNSEHEVNLQLSCDNKFISTLGVETNLDFLPNVDSKEILVVYLSLDPIFMRKQQKEFNTSTVDLQRYMKPVSSKLYTLAQNRVMYWLDQYNIYESNSQFEIIKESNEKQTQVSVKLEYIHKLMGIKLSVKEIKALFRVLDFEVIDNKDEILFIIDQFRTDIVHKADIVEEITRIYGYNNVTSIAPKILSDNKSKKLDLRLQKQSENYLLGLGFTNIKTYSLLSNEEVQKWNLFNIENPINLMSPLSKLRETFRLSLSRSIIETAAFNYSKGNKNVKLYEFGDIYNMNNLRQRHLSVLISGDILNQKGYDISIKASYAYIKGICDSIIEAYNIDLNDVSFDLNEDIINEIHPYINAKISLKGKILGFIYKLNPRFEQSQKLDATFILELNISEIQNTKNSIIRAQEISKFQKTTRDVSIILKASDKYSEVINKIIKKVNYLVKIELIDIYQDNKMKENNSKSVSISFEFNSASNQLTDQEVQNEWNKVLNNLSKLKIEVR; this comes from the coding sequence ATGTATTTAACAAGAAAATGATTAGAAAAGTTAATTGATTTAAAAGGTGTTAAAAATGAACAAATAACAGTTGCATTAAACTCACTTGGATTTGAAGTAGATTCATTTAAAGATTATTCAACTTTAAATGACAAACTAAAAATAGCACATTTAGGAAATGTAGCGCCTATTGATGGAACCCATTTAAATTTTTGTTTTGTAGATAAGGGCGAGGATTTAGTCTCTCCAATTGTTTGTGGGGCAAGTAATGTTAAAGAAGGCCAATATGTTATTTTAGCTGAAGCTGGTAAAAAACTTGCAAATGGAATTACATTAACAAATAAAGAAATTAAGGGTAAAATGTCTGAAGGAATGCTGTGCGCATTACCGGAGATAGGTTTAAACCCTAAGAGTCTTTCAGATAAGGAAAAAGATTGAATTTATCCAATTGTTACAAGAGAAGACACTTATTCAATGATAGGTAGTGAAAATGCATTAGATGAAATAGGTTTTTTAGATGCTGTATGAGAAGTTGATTTAACTCTTAATCGAAGTGATGCCCTTGGTGCAATGCAATTAGCTAAGGAAATAGCTAATTATTTTGATAAGAAATTAGAAGATATATCAAAGGAGTATAAGTTAAAAATAAATAGTTTAAAAGCACCTGTATCAATAAAAATTCATAAAGAAGTAGATAAATTTGTGAGAAGTGCTGTAGTACAAACAGTAAAAGTAAAAGATGTTATTAGTATTGGAGATAAAGAATATAAAATTTATTCTAATCAAGACTTGTGACTTAAATTTAATGATTCAAAAACTACTCATAATTTTTGATTAGATTTAGCAAATGCCATTGCTATTGAAACAGGTCAACCAGTGATGTTTTTGGATCCAAAAAAATTGAATTCACAATTAGAAATTAAAAATAATAAGAATAGCGAGCACGAAGTTAATTTACAGTTATCATGTGATAACAAATTTATTTCAACTCTTGGAGTAGAAACTAATTTAGATTTTTTACCAAATGTTGATTCAAAAGAAATTTTAGTAGTCTATTTATCTTTAGACCCAATTTTTATGAGAAAGCAACAAAAGGAATTTAATACTTCAACTGTTGATTTGCAAAGATATATGAAACCTGTAAGTTCTAAGTTATATACATTGGCTCAAAATAGGGTAATGTATTGATTAGATCAATATAATATTTATGAATCAAATAGCCAATTTGAAATTATAAAAGAATCAAATGAAAAACAAACTCAGGTTAGTGTTAAATTAGAATATATTCATAAGTTAATGGGTATTAAATTATCTGTAAAAGAAATTAAAGCCTTATTTAGAGTTTTAGATTTTGAAGTAATTGATAATAAAGATGAAATATTATTTATAATTGATCAGTTTAGAACAGATATTGTTCATAAAGCAGATATTGTTGAAGAAATTACAAGAATTTATGGTTATAATAATGTAACTTCAATTGCTCCTAAAATTCTTTCAGATAATAAATCTAAAAAATTAGATCTACGTTTACAAAAGCAAAGCGAAAACTATTTATTGGGTTTAGGGTTTACAAATATTAAGACTTATTCATTATTATCTAATGAAGAAGTACAAAAATGAAATTTATTTAATATTGAAAATCCAATAAATCTAATGAGCCCTTTAAGTAAACTTAGAGAGACATTTAGATTAAGTTTATCAAGATCAATTATAGAAACTGCAGCATTTAACTATTCAAAAGGTAATAAAAATGTCAAATTATATGAATTTGGTGATATTTACAATATGAACAATTTAAGACAAAGGCACTTATCTGTTCTTATTAGTGGAGACATTTTAAATCAAAAAGGTTATGACATTTCAATAAAAGCAAGTTATGCATATATTAAAGGGATTTGTGACTCAATTATAGAAGCTTATAATATTGATTTAAATGATGTATCATTTGACTTAAATGAAGATATTATTAATGAGATTCATCCTTACATTAATGCCAAAATTAGTTTAAAAGGCAAAATACTAGGTTTTATTTATAAACTAAACCCTAGATTTGAACAATCTCAAAAACTGGATGCAACTTTTATTTTAGAATTGAATATTAGTGAAATACAAAATACTAAAAACTCTATAATTAGAGCTCAAGAAATATCAAAATTTCAAAAAACTACAAGAGATGTTTCAATTATATTAAAGGCATCAGATAAATACTCAGAAGTTATTAATAAAATTATTAAAAAAGTTAATTATTTAGTAAAAATTGAACTGATTGATATCTATCAAGATAATAAAATGAAAGAAAATAACTCTAAATCGGTTTCAATTTCGTTTGAATTTAATAGTGCCTCAAATCAATTAACAGATCAAGAAGTTCAAAATGAATGGAATAAGGTGCTAAATAATCTTTCAAAACTTAAAATAGAGGTAAGATAA
- the mraZ gene encoding division/cell wall cluster transcriptional repressor MraZ yields MGDFVLFGTFEHNLDDKFRLTIPSKLRNKLGELVYVTRSIDGLCLEIRTPENFKEWYNELKSQSALSSSTRTVVRTIFSNTDEISIDGSGRIKLPSNLLEEVGISKTVQITGAGEWVEIWDKNKHQVYDKDAKNKLVEAAEKLGGVN; encoded by the coding sequence GTGGGTGACTTTGTGTTATTTGGGACATTTGAACATAATTTAGATGATAAATTTAGATTAACAATTCCTTCAAAATTACGAAACAAATTGGGTGAATTAGTTTATGTAACAAGAAGTATTGATGGTTTATGTTTAGAAATAAGAACTCCAGAGAACTTTAAAGAATGATATAACGAGTTAAAGTCACAAAGTGCACTTTCCTCATCTACACGTACTGTTGTTAGAACCATTTTTTCAAATACAGATGAAATTTCAATTGATGGATCAGGAAGAATTAAACTACCTTCAAATTTATTAGAAGAAGTAGGAATTTCTAAAACTGTGCAAATCACCGGGGCTGGTGAATGAGTTGAAATTTGAGATAAAAATAAACATCAAGTATATGATAAAGATGCAAAAAATAAGCTTGTAGAAGCTGCAGAAAAATTGGGCGGAGTAAATTAA
- a CDS encoding S1 RNA-binding domain-containing protein: MLNKGQKVEAKITAIVNYGAFCEINDDNELVKGLIHISEISDFFVKNIDEFLMINESYEVEVIEYLEDKKQVKLSYKANRPHLLKSSETKIPETKSGFDNLKNSVESK, encoded by the coding sequence ATGTTGAATAAAGGACAAAAAGTAGAAGCAAAGATTACAGCAATTGTTAACTACGGTGCTTTTTGTGAAATTAACGATGACAATGAATTAGTTAAAGGACTAATTCATATTTCTGAAATATCGGATTTTTTTGTTAAAAATATTGACGAATTCTTAATGATAAATGAATCATATGAAGTTGAAGTTATTGAGTATTTAGAAGACAAAAAACAAGTTAAATTGAGTTACAAAGCAAATAGACCGCATTTATTAAAGTCATCAGAAACCAAAATACCAGAAACAAAAAGTGGTTTTGATAATTTAAAAAATAGCGTAGAATCAAAGTAG